In Carassius carassius chromosome 2, fCarCar2.1, whole genome shotgun sequence, the DNA window GTGCTGgcccatctgtctgtctatatctgaGAGTGAAGCCGCAGAAGGTGGGGGTGTTTGTGGATTATGAGGAGGGTCTGGTCTCCTTCTATGATGTGGAGTCCAGATCTCAGATCCGCTCTTTCACTGGTCAGTCTTTCACTGAGAAACTCTATCTCTATCTATATTTTTGTCTCTTTAGTAAAGGTGATAAAGATCAAAACTCTCCCCCCGTAATCATCTCACCTGTTATCTATACTTAATTAACACTGCAGTTTAACATCACATGAAGAAACCATTGTGTTGATGATATTCTTGTGTCTAGAAATTATAAAGTTATGTATCACATGATTATGTACTTTTGTTGTCCCACAAAGtcaattttattgtattattattattattatttttttacaagtgtctttttttaaagcagctttatagAAAGTCATTATGTTAAcgtttataatatcttaatattatttatgcCTTATAGCTGTAATAGTTTACATGGTCAGTTTTGTTGTAGTTGATGATGTTACTTTACATTCCTAAAAACCAAAACCTGTTTACAGaagtaaaagcattaaaataaattatccaTGCAATTATTTGCATAACTTTACTGTGTATTCTCttgctgttttattaaaaaaatatatatgtggtTAAGGAATATATTGATTCGTCAATATGTGgttctttttttctgaatttcaAAAGTTTAACATTTACTTAGATCAAATTTACCTGAGCACTATATCAAACCATGCCATTTAACTACAGATAGTGTAAGAGTTTTAGGTGAACCAGTGGTTAAGTATAGCTACATATCTATGAAATTATGCATATGAACTCAGAAACACAAACATGCACCACCATCACATAAGCAGCACTCTGGGCACTCTTGTTTTTGGGAGGTGTTCATTTGCTCTGCCACAATACTTTAGTATCGATATTTTCAAGTTCTGAAGGCTTCAGATGCCAGTAAAACCAAGTACAAGTGCATATGCTTTTCCAAACAGCTGTAATTTTCGCTGCATTGTATGTAGGCgttgtgcgcatgcgcagtgtgAAACACAGGACGCTGTAACAGGAAGCTCCAGCGAATCAACTACCAAAGTCGTCTCTGTTTATCGAGCTTGGCATGAATGTATTTGAGAGTAACTGGGGTAAAACCTTAAGCTTCTTCGCTGTTTTCGTCGCGGCGCTCGCCGCTGTTTTTTACTATCTTGAGAATTCAGAGATCGACGAGATCCCAAGGTGAAGTACACGCACCACTACTGTCACTTCTATTACTATCCTACTATGCAATTTTGTTGCTATGTCCTGCTTGTGCTgacagtgttttcttttttttctacagtacgcgatttttttttttttgctcatagcATGAACGACCACACCTCAATGTTGTGCCAATCTTCCCTCTTGATTGTATTAAGATAAATAGCATAATCAAATACTGAGAAAGAAAATACCGAAAGCATTACAGGTTAGACCATTTGaaataaagaacaaaataaaaaagaacacatAAATAGGGGGAAAAATGTATGCATGATGAAGCTGTCTCGTGTAATTATTAATTCAATTTAGTAAAGTTGCTATTAATATTTCTTGCTAGAACCGACAGTATTGTcacgtgatacttttttcagcatTGCATAGCATGGACAAATCCCTTTGGCTGTATAAGGATGTTTCAAAAGAGTTTTTTGGGGCGGCTTTACATTATGTCGTGTATGAAATATAGCCATCAACAATTACAGACCTATATTTAGTGTACAAATATTGCCATTAAGATAAGAGATTTGACTACGGTTCAGTGAGCTTTGAGCCGCCGAGCGCAGCTTTGAGGAACAACTTTTAAAGCAGTTATTACTAAAAATGCACCTGTTTATTATAGTGCACCTGTGCAAATTCTGCACTGTCATGGTGCTGTTGCGAAATTCAAACAGTTGCGAACgcaaccaatttttttttcattacagaaTGGATCTGAACGCAATGGAAGAGAATTACCGGCAGAAGAACAGAACGTGCTTCATTCTCGGCGCTTCAGGTGAGACTGGAAAGGCGCTACTGAAAGAAATAGTGGAGCGCAACATCTTCTCCAGCATCACTCTCATTGGACGAAGGCAGTTAACCTTTGAGGATAAAGCTTATGAAAATCTGgtaatgtgttacatgttatgTCATTGCACATGTGTTTGGACAATTATTCAAGTGCCTTTAATGGATAGTGCACCCAAAATTtttaattcagtcatcattttctCATCCTGAAGTTTCTTAAacctttatgcatttattttttgtaataagaaaaaaaaacacgaaagaaGATACTTTCAAGAATTTTGGTAGACAAAGAGTTGaccctattgacttccatagactGAATTGTCATTgtcaggtgaactatccctttaaagaaagaCAGCACAAGCAGTAACCGGCtcgtataaaaaaaaatctagcatCATTTGTTTGCACGTGCTAggtggtttgatattttgttgttTAATGCAATTCAACTTAGACTTCTTTGAATGATATcaaggattttatttttttattctgactGTTTATTGTCCCTCTTGTTCGCTTCAGGTGCAAAAGGTGGTTGATTTTGAGAAGCTTGATGAGTATGCTGAGGTTTTTCAGGGCCATGATGTTGGATACTGCTGTCTAGGAACAACCAAAGCCAAAGCAGGAGCTGTATGTTCAGATGCGATCATATTGTGGACTGTATAAATGCATGAGGGATTTTCTCCTGATCCTTAGTTTAGGATATAGATAAATTCAATTATAGTCTGtattcatttaatacatttataaatgtaagaaaatatttGTCTTATATTATTTGCATAATTGTTTTTTCATGATGAGACAAAATAAATGCTAACAAACTCTAATTGGCAATGAAAGTAAAGAACACTTTAGCAGCTGATGAATAAGacgatttaaaaagaaaatcacttTATGATGCGTTTGTGGAGAACCCTTTGTGCAAGTTTACATTTCATGATTATTTCCTTTTAATTGCATACTAAAAGACAGCTTTCTGTGCATACATTTTTTACGGGCTACAGGAAGGGTTTGTGCGGGTGGATCATGACTACGTACTCAAGTCTGCAGAACTTGCCAAAGCAGGAGGTTGCTCACATTTTCATCTCGAATCCTCCAAAGGTGCAGACAAAACCAGCAGCTTTCTCTATCTGAAAACAAAGGTATTATAAAACCTGTGCCTAGATTATATCACTTACTTGATTAACAGTGCATGGAAGGACTAGCTTGTATTTTGTTGTCATTCAAGCCAGTCCTTGACCATTCCAACACTGCTGTATTAACAGGGACAGGTTGAAGCAGAAATTGAAGACCTAGGGTTTGAGCGTTTCTCCATTTATAGACCAGCGTGAGTCCCGttgctttatttttcttaaataaaatctGTTGCAAGTATAGTTTGAGGTCATACATCTTGTATGCATGTTGTGCATGTCTGTTATttctaaatcatcatattttctgtAGTTCAtatgtgatttattatttttttttcttttctttttttctagggTGCTCTTAGTGGACCGAGAGGAGAGCAGGCCGGCTGAGTGGGTGGCCCGAAAATTTCTTTGTGCAGTCTCCTCTGTTTTACCTTCAATGTCTATTCCCATCACAGCAGTGGCCAGAGCTATGGTTGTCGACACACTGACAGATGGAGAGCAGAAAGTGGAAATTCTCGAAAACAAGGCTATATACAATCTTGGGAAAATTGGAGACAAAGAATAAAAAAGACTTTTATTCTcacttttttataattaagtgcaACCTTGGCATGATTCTTCAGCAAGATAAGCCAAAATATTGTTTGCCTGCAGTTTAATTATCATCATATTAAGTATTTTAAAAGCACTCAGAATGTAGAACTGCATTTAAGGGTGATGTGTGCTGTTTCTATATGCTTCATTTTGAGCTCTGttgcttttttttatgtaattgtatattggtaagggaaaaaaaatacattatatccATACTTGAACACAACtattgtatgtatataatatatattattttgtgtgtaaTATCTGAAAAGTCGGTTAAACAGTCACCTCTTTAGTCACATCTGAAagacaaaagcatttatttgcagGTTTAAACAGTATGACATATCATGACACAGAAACTTTTCAGCAGCTATACTGTTCATCTGCAttcagaatatacatttttgaacttGGCAGAATATATATTATGTTAGGGTCCAACTTTATGATTCCATAATTATTTTAACCTGCAATGAAAGAGTTCACGTTCACATTGAAATTTCAAACAAAAGAAGAGAAATTAGAGAAATTTCAAACAAAAACTGACAAAACTAATTTACACACTAGCCATACAATATGAATATAGTATAGTGAGCCTTACATTAACTACAATATAAAGTCAATGGAGTCCAAAGTTTTTACTGTAGGTAGTGTGTTATTGTAAAACTACAAATATAAAGATAATGTGTTGTATCTGCATAAAGGACTTTTTGATGCTTTGTTACTAACAAAGATACACaggtacaaatatataaaaaggatacagaaagatattaaatatttgaaagaCTAAGGCTTACGGTTACTGCGATTAATAAAGAAACAGCGACCTCACATGGCGACAGAGGGGAAGTACACCAAATAAGAATGACCCGGATGAGAAAACTCAACTCAAGAGAATACAACATGGCAGCGCACACAGGTACACgtgaatatatgaaatataatgaaCATACGTGCTTTAACTCGTTTAAACCGCGCTATGTAACGATTTGAATAGTGCATATTAATCTTAGAGGAATTCGAGTTcggcattttaaaatgttcaacTCTTGTACAGTTAATCATGTCAGTAGTTCTCACCGGTTGTTTGGATGTGTTTAATAGTTATGGCTTATGCAGCTGTATCTTGTGATGCAGGTGATGATGTGCCCGAGCTGTCCGACAGTGATGAAGAACAGTGGCAGTCAATGGAGGAGGGATCTGAACACATAACAGTCCCGTGTTTACTCTGTGACAGCAGGTAACTAACATTCATGATGATACTTCCTAAAAgaaaaccgtttcaaacgatttaTTGTCAGAAACCTCCAAATATGATTATAGACAGATGTATATTTACATGTTAGCCATTTATACTGTGTGTGAGAAAAAAATGTAGCATGTTATTTCCAAATGTAAATCATTTGCTTTTATATAGCCAGAAGAAatgattaaaatgtcttaaaatatttacttacTATCTTTTATCTACTCCGTATTAGTGTAATGCTAGATGTTTAATCCAAAACGGAGACATTttaacagttcaattcaattcagattAAATGTGACAATAGTGAGGAGAAACCAGAAgatcaaatacatcacaaatacaAACTCTTTTTGAACTCATGGATGTCAGAATGATGGACATGTGAAccaatattatttcagttttgtttaaatACTGTCATGTTTGGATTAGCATGTATTTGTagttttcaataaaacatttttttctatttagtaattttgttatgctattagtgctttttttcctttttgaatATTTCTTTTAGGttgaatatattttgttttacctttttatttttaatctccaTTTAGTAATTTCAGTACTTTAACGTATTTCTGCTAATTGGCgtgtaatatttctaattttaattttagtttggttaAGTATTTggttaagtattttatttcagttttattactATAGACATAAACGATGTAAGAATTTTATAAACTTGAACTATTGTAAATGTTTAGTTTGCAATAATAACCTGAACACTTtgaatatttctattttgaatatttatttaaaagtagctAAACGGATCAAGGCTCTaatgttttgtctgtgtgtgtttaacaaTTCAAGACATTCACTAGAAAAgatgagctgatgatttgttttgtagtCAAGTATGTCTCACTTTAAACAGGACTTTCACCTCCGTGTCTGAAACAGTTCAACACTGTAAGAAAGATCATGGTGTGGATATTCCAGGT includes these proteins:
- the LOC132101916 gene encoding oxidoreductase HTATIP2-like isoform X1, with protein sequence MNVFESNWGKTLSFFAVFVAALAAVFYYLENSEIDEIPRMDLNAMEENYRQKNRTCFILGASGETGKALLKEIVERNIFSSITLIGRRQLTFEDKAYENLVQKVVDFEKLDEYAEVFQGHDVGYCCLGTTKAKAGAEGFVRVDHDYVLKSAELAKAGGCSHFHLESSKGADKTSSFLYLKTKGQVEAEIEDLGFERFSIYRPAVLLVDREESRPAEWVARKFLCAVSSVLPSMSIPITAVARAMVVDTLTDGEQKVEILENKAIYNLGKIGDKE
- the LOC132101916 gene encoding oxidoreductase HTATIP2-like isoform X2 gives rise to the protein MDLNAMEENYRQKNRTCFILGASGETGKALLKEIVERNIFSSITLIGRRQLTFEDKAYENLVQKVVDFEKLDEYAEVFQGHDVGYCCLGTTKAKAGAEGFVRVDHDYVLKSAELAKAGGCSHFHLESSKGADKTSSFLYLKTKGQVEAEIEDLGFERFSIYRPAVLLVDREESRPAEWVARKFLCAVSSVLPSMSIPITAVARAMVVDTLTDGEQKVEILENKAIYNLGKIGDKE